Proteins from one Brevibacillus humidisoli genomic window:
- a CDS encoding lamin tail domain-containing protein gives MITEVVNDPLFDESTGEFIEITNASEQSIDLSGFYIGDEETLGGGEGMYRFPEGTVRGSFGCWLIRREP, from the coding sequence TTGATCACAGAGGTAGTTAATGACCCGTTGTTTGATGAAAGTACCGGTGAGTTCATCGAAATCACCAACGCCTCCGAACAGTCAATCGATCTGAGCGGGTTTTACATCGGGGATGAGGAAACGCTTGGCGGCGGCGAGGGGATGTACCGCTTCCCTGAAGGGACGGTGAGGGGGTCATTCGGCTGTTGGTTGATCAGGAGGGAGCCGTGA
- a CDS encoding lamin tail domain-containing protein, whose amino-acid sequence MTTSAQHHKQPWSKKLLIGFLAASTWISGFPVAGQAYSQESSHVGSDERVRTLVISEILYNAEGSDDGTEYIEIANLGSEPIDISGYLLGDEETEGGGEGMFAFPAGAAIEAGRSIVVAQSSLINKEKYDYTPDYEFPQVERYNPLDDPEVPNLTAAEWAEGTVILANSGDDVLLMDQELNVIDYVPYINDTEFGGQIVKAAPPLAQLGESLQRYYLTGDASRDFISQ is encoded by the coding sequence TTGACGACAAGTGCTCAACATCACAAGCAACCATGGAGCAAAAAGCTGCTGATTGGTTTTCTGGCAGCAAGCACGTGGATAAGCGGCTTTCCGGTTGCCGGGCAGGCATATTCTCAGGAGAGCAGCCACGTTGGTAGCGATGAAAGGGTACGGACGCTGGTCATCTCAGAAATCTTGTACAACGCGGAAGGCTCCGATGACGGAACCGAATATATCGAGATTGCCAACCTGGGCAGCGAGCCCATCGATATCAGCGGCTATCTGTTGGGGGATGAGGAGACCGAGGGCGGCGGCGAGGGGATGTTTGCCTTTCCGGCAGGAGCGGCGATAGAAGCGGGCCGTTCTATCGTGGTCGCGCAGTCGTCACTGATCAACAAGGAGAAGTACGATTATACACCTGACTACGAGTTCCCCCAAGTTGAGCGCTACAATCCGCTCGACGATCCAGAGGTCCCCAATCTGACGGCGGCCGAGTGGGCCGAGGGAACTGTAATCCTGGCCAACAGTGGCGATGATGTGCTGCTGATGGATCAGGAGTTGAATGTGATCGATTACGTACCGTACATCAATGATACCGAGTTTGGCGGACAGATCGTCAAAGCAGCGCCTCCGCTTGCTCAACTGGGAGAATCGCTGCAGCGGTACTATCTGACCGGTGACGCATCCCGTGACTTCATCTCACAGTAG